One Plectropomus leopardus isolate mb chromosome 1, YSFRI_Pleo_2.0, whole genome shotgun sequence DNA segment encodes these proteins:
- the LOC121948138 gene encoding proteolipid protein 2 has translation MSDDHNRITSMEVDTTFIKSKRGILKVAEMVTLLVAFVCFAVASRPKYIAATVLEFVITSLLVLLYLFKLNKRLTFFFWPLIDVFNSIFAAVYFIVLSLLAVTTYTVTGTLVGGIVGLMSAGLLCVDSYVLFKNITFNRPRSETQNQNNT, from the exons ATGTCAGACGATCACAACAGAATAACTAGCATGGAGGTGGACACGACTTTCATCAAATCAAAGAGGGGGATCCTGAAAGTAGCAGAGATG gTGACTCTGCTTGTGGCCTTTGTATGTTTCGCTGTAGCATCCAGACCAAAGTACATTGCAGCCACAGTGTTGGAGTTTGTGATCACCTCATTGCTGGTTCTGCTGTACCTGTTCAAGCTCAACAAGAGGCTGACTTTCTTCTTTTGGCCTCtcatt gatgtttttaattcaatatttgCAGCCGTCTACTTTATTGTTTTGAGCCTGTTGGCTGTGACAACATACACTGTCACAGGAACACTGGTTGGAGGG ATCGTAGGTTTGATGTCAGCTGGGCTGCTGTGTGTGGACAGCTATGTGCTTTTTAAGAACATCACATTCAACAGGCCAAGAAGTGAAACCCAGAatcaaaacaacacataa